From the genome of Miscanthus floridulus cultivar M001 chromosome 10, ASM1932011v1, whole genome shotgun sequence, one region includes:
- the LOC136490007 gene encoding protein ACCELERATED CELL DEATH 6-like — protein sequence MATMDRRLLKAATSGDAASLKQLASHDPGVLLGTTPPGNTCLHISSIQGHEELCESILALDQSPALLSAVNKDGETPLLAAVARGRASLASALLRRCRERQLSEAILRQDRHGCNALHHAVRRGHTKLALELVEVEPVLSRAVNGRSESPLFIAAMRNFTEVADRLLEVPDSAHSGAFGFNVLHAAVRSGNLAIAKKVMETRPWLATEENENRHTPVHLAAYDGEINALAVLLEHDPSLGYLTSTDGDTLLCVAASQGHGGVARGLLEHCPDAPYCDASSSTCLHIAVLCGHTEFVRSILGLQQLGHLINMLNGSGETALHLAVRNSCKPDMVAALQLHQDIDVTVLNSAGDPASRVLPDAANHTKALISTTAHQTATAAVNSTGAAITTPSDGATMMNSSSGAPTTPPPSVSLAIHQRLLGAAVCGNSAEMKHMALQTPGVLLGTTPQGNTCLHIACIHGHETFCRDVLALTTNQQSPAAAPLLGALNADGETPLLAAVASGHVSLASFILGRCRNERLSEAILTQDKRGFNALHHAIRSGHRKLALQLIDAEPGLSKAVNKYDESPMFIAVMRNYAEVSEKLLEIPDSAHGGAYGYNALHAAVRSGNPVVAKRIMETRPGLAREEDEHKTTPMHMAVHWDKIDVLRVLLEHDWSLGYVLDSEGLPILASAASRGCVGAARELLKHCPDAPYAPANGASTCLHQAVQGGHMELLQFFLGSKHLRKLVNMRDYGKETPLYDAVRECNPKIVKALLQHPDTDVTVLNSSGIPATWLLSPMTDHAKTLNWNEVSMLMLKADPEAANDTYNLLKETKDRVTSESRKDIKTLTQAYTSNTSLVATLIATITFAAAFTLPGGYSNDAGSEGLPIMARKIAFQAFLISDSLAMFSSLVVAFISIMARWEDFEFLIHYRSFTKKLMWVGYIATTTAFATGLYTVLAPRLLWLAITICLMSVLLPVLTKLLGDWHVLKLRIHLGKTFKSELLDMV from the exons ATGGCAACTATGGATCGACGTCTCCTGAAAGCAGCCACATCCGGCGACGCTGCATCACTGAAACAACTGGCATCTCATGACCCGGGCGTGCTGCTTGGGACAACTCCACCGGGCAACACCTGCCTCCACATCTCGTCCATCCAGGGCCACGAGGAACTCTGCGAGAGCATCCTGGCGCTGGACCAATCCCCGGCGCTCCTCTCCGCCGTCAACAAGGACGGCGAGACACCGCTGCTGGCCGCCGTGGCAAGGGGCCGTGCGTCTCTAGCCTCTGCTCTGCTCAGGCGCTGCCGTGAGCGGCAGCTGAGCGAGGCGATCCTGAGGCAAGACAGGCACGGGTGCAACGCGCTGCACCACGCCGTCCGCAGGGGACACACGAAGCTGGCGCTCGAGCTGGTCGAAGTGGAGCCTGTCTTGTCGAGAGCCGTCAACGGGCGTAGCGAGTCACCTCTGTTCATCGCGGCGATGAGAAACTTCACGGAGGTGGCGGATAGACTGCTGGAGGTTCCTGATTCGGCTCACTCTGGAGCTTTCGGCTTCAATGTTCTCCATGCTGCTGTCAGAAGTGGAAATCTAG CTATCGCTAAAAAGGTTATGGAGACACGTCCGTGGCTAGCCACAGAGGAGAACGAGAATAGGCACACTCCAGTGCACCTGGCTGCATATGACGGCGAGATTAACGCGCTAGCAGTATTGCTGGAGCATGATCCGTCTTTGGGGTACCTAACCTCCACAGACGGTGACACTCTTCTCTGTGTCGCAGCATCTCAGGGCCATGGTGGTGTTGCTCGAGGGCTTCTTGAACACTGTCCAGATGCTCCCTACTGCGATGCAAGCAGCTCGACATGTCTTCACATTGCCGTGTTGTGTGGACATACAGAGTTTGTAAGATCTATCCTGGGGTTACAGCAGCTTGGCCACCTGATTAACATGCTAAATGGAAGCGGAGAAACTGCTCTGCATCTCGCTGTCAGAAACTCATGCAAGCCCGACATGGTTGCTGCTTTACAGCTTCACCAGGACATAGACGTAACGGTGCTTAACAGCGCCGGTGACCCGGCAAGCCGGGTGTTGCCTGATGCCGCCAATCACACCAAGGCTTTAATCTCG ACGACGGCACATCAAACAGCTACGGCCGCTGTTAATTCGACAGGAGCTGCCATAACCACACCCTCCGATGGAGCAACCATGATGAATTCATCATCAGGAGCTCCCACGACTCCACCACCATCAGTATCACTGGCAATCCACCAACGTCTCCTGGGCGCAGCCGTGTGCGGCAACTCCGCGGAAATGAAGCACATGGCCCTGCAGACCCCGGGGGTGCTGCTGGGAACAACTCCTCAGGGTAACACCTGCCTCCACATCGCCTGCATCCATGGCCACGAGACGTTCTGCAGGGACGTCCTGGCGCTGACGACCAACCAGCAGTCTCCGGCGGCGGCGCCTCTTCTCGGCGCCCTCAACGCGGACGGTGAGACGCCGCTGCTCGCCGCCGTGGCCAGCGGCCACGTCTCCCTGGCCTCGTTCATCCTGGGGCGCTGCCGTAACGAGCGGCTGAGCGAGGCGATCCTGACGCAGGACAAGCGCGGGTTCAACGCGCTGCACCACGCCATCCGCAGCGGGCACCGGAAGCTCGCCCTCCAGCTAATCGACGCGGAGCCCGGCTTGTCGAAAGCTGTGAACAAGTACGACGAGTCGCCCATGTTCATCGCGGTGATGAGGAACTACGCGGAGGTCTCCGAGAAACTGCTGGAGATCCCTGATTCTGCTCACGGGGGAGCGTATGGCTACAATGCTCTGCATGCTGCCGTCAGAAGTGGCAATCCAG TTGTCGCGAAAAGGATCATGGAGACACGTCCCGGGCTGGCCAGAGAAGAAGACGAGCACAAGACGACTCCAATGCACATGGCTGTGCACTGGGACAAGATTGACGTGCTGAGAGTGCTGCTGGAGCATGATTGGTCCTTAGGATACGTACTCGACTCCGAAGGTCTCCCTATTCTTGCTTCAGCTGCGAGTCGAGGATGCGTTGGTGCTGCCCGAGAGCTTCTCAAGCATTGCCCAGATGCTCCCTACGCCCCTGCAAATGGCGCGTCGACATGCCTTCACCAAGCCGTGCAGGGTGGTCACATGGAGCTTCTGCAATTCTTCCTGGGGTCAAAGCATCTTCGGAAGCTAGTCAACATGCGAGACTACGGGAAAGAGACTCCTCTATACGACGCGGTCCGAGAGTGCAATCCCAAGATAGTCAAAGCTTTGCTGCAACACCCGGACACCGACGTCACAGTGCTCAACAGCTCGGGTATCCCGGCTACCTGGCTACTATCTCCTATGACCGACCACGCCAAGACTTTAAACTGG AATGAAGTCTCCATGCTTATGCTGAAAGCTGATCCTGAAGCAGCAAATGATACTTATAACCTTCTTAAGGAAACCAAGGATCGAGTAACTTCTGAATCAAGGAAGGATATAAAGACATTGACTCAGGCATATACAAGCAACACTTCTTTAGTGGCAACCCTCATTGCAACAATCACCTTTGCTGCTGCTTTCACCTTGCCTGGAGGATATAGCAATGATGCTGGAAGTGAGGGGCTACCCATCATGGCAAGAAAGATTGCATTCCAGGCATTCTTGATCTCTGATTCCTTGGCAATGTTCTCCTCGCTGGTTGTTGCTTTCATATCCATAATGGCAAGATGGGAGGACTTTGAGTTTTTGATTCATTACAGATCCTTTACTAAGAAGCTTATGTGGGTTGGCTACATAGCAACCACCACAGCATTTGCAACTGGTCTATACACAGTTTTAGCCCCTCGCCTCCTATGGTTGGCTATAACAATTTGCCTTATGTCGGTTCTACTGCCCGTTCTTACGAAGCTACTAGGTGACTGGCATGTCTTGAAGCTTAGAATTCATCTGGGCAAAACATTCAAGTCAGAGCTCCTTGATATGGTCTGA